Proteins from one Vespa crabro chromosome 11, iyVesCrab1.2, whole genome shotgun sequence genomic window:
- the LOC124427946 gene encoding leucine-rich repeats and immunoglobulin-like domains protein 3 isoform X3 translates to MSEIEKIFLIQCRLRSKGNDSIIVKLFVLWILLPLNLMMADRPIISNSEKSNKCPVECGCIGNVVICNNLQLIEAPSGLPPWTENLDMSANKLGDNFTIGLSDAAQLKGLKVNKNQLTQIPDLSFVKNLTHLSLSHNEISTINGTALAVLSELQTLDLSLNKIIVLRRGSFLAPNRIVHLNLNMNRIYVIENGSLDNLTSLEELRLNKNHLAQLMDISSVQSLSTALFSNLGKLRILELNRNELQQMQVLSLTGLTNLEELRLKRNKISTLNDGAFWPLKNLILLQLDFNMLTTVKKGGLFGLEHLKKLTLSHNHIKTIESQAWDNCGEITELDLSYNMLISIERDTFDHLDKLERLKMDHNQITYISDGAFNSTPKLQVLDLNSNKISYMVEDINGAFGPLSNLWKLGLAHNKIKSVNRNAFIGLSRVTELDLSGNNITSIQENAFNTMPDLKKLKLNSRSLVCDCGLQWFSTWIGSHRFEDTEAHCGYPHWLQDKPLAQLHHTNFTCDEYPKPRIIEEPTDQKRVKGDNVTLICRATSTADAPLKFTWKRDNVELDNPNLQTDISTLEGGVTNASSVLQLINVTHANAGKYQCMVTNSYGTTYSAKAKLSVLIYPSFSKIPRDIRVTAGSTARLECSAEGQPTPQIAWQKDGGNDFPAARERRMHMMPTDDVLFIVDVKMADSGVYSCTAQNLAGLIVANATLTILEVPSFVKPMENKEIMIGGSIVLECMASGSPRPKLMWRKNGSPLQVTERHFFTAENQLLIIVNTMSNDAGSYECEMSNSLGSVVGASHLTVNPAPTSIVNEDNILGLIIITVVCCAVGTSVVWVVIIYQTRRRLNNTRHSNTQQLPTTVISTAPENQTHMYLDTSSQHSKDSGTGDSTNPSNDQLQFCLPEEMVTCSVNNEEETVAVNVVDPLIRYTNHERYVHSEKGCAV, encoded by the exons ATGTCGGagattgaaaagatttttctcaTTCAATGTCGGCTACGATCGAAAGGAAACGATTCGATCATCGTGAAATTATTCGTCCTATGGATTCTTTTACCGTTGAATTTGATGATGGCCGATCGGCCAATTATATCAAATTCGGAGAAAAGTAATAAGTGTCCTGTCGAATGTGGTTGCATAGGGAACGTTGtgatatgtaataatttacaattgaTCGAAGCACCTAGCGGTTTACCACCATGGACCGAAAATTT GGATATGAGCGCTAATAAATTAGGAGATAACTTTACTATTGGTTTATCGGATGCGGCACAACTGAAAGGGCTCAAAgtgaataaaaatcaattgacGCAAATACCtgatctttctttcgttaaaaatttaacaCATCTCAGTTT ATCGCACAATGAAATTTCTACAATTAATGGAACTGCTTTAGCTGTCTTATCGGAGCTTCAAACTTTGGACTTgagtttaaataaaataattgttctaCGACGTGGCTCATTTCTTGCACCTAATAGAATCGTGCATTT aaatttaaatatgaatCGAATATATGTCATTGAAAATGGTAGCTTAGATAATTTGACTTCATTGGAAGAActtcgtttaaataaaaatcatcttGCACAATTAATGGATATATCGTCAGTGCAAAGTCTCTCTACGGCACTTTTCAGTAATCTTGGAAAATTGAGGATATT AGAATTGAATAGAAATGAGCTGCAACAAATGCAAGTATTAAGTCTAACTGGTTTAACAAATTTGGAAGAATTACgtttgaaaagaaacaaaataagtaCCTTAAATGATGGAGCATTTTGGCCTCTTAAAAATCTCATTCTTCTTCAACTTGATTTCAATATGTTAACAACTGTGAAGAAAGGTGGTTTGTTTGGATTAgaacatttgaaaaaattgaCTTTATCCcataatcatataaaaacgATTGAATCGCAAGCTTGGGATAATTGTGGAGAAATCACTGAATT GGActtatcatataatatgttaatttCTATAGAACGAGATACGTTTGATCATTTAGATAAActagaaagattaaaaatggaTCACAATCAAATTACGTATATATCGGATGGAGCTTTTAACTCTACCCCAAAACTACAAGTTTT AGATCTTAATTCCAACAAAATATCCTACATGGTAGAAGATATTAATGGAGCTTTTGGTCCGCTCAGTAATTTATGGAAATTAGGACTGGcacataataaaatcaaatctgTTAATAGAAATGCTTTTATCGGTTTAAGTCGTGTTACCGAACTCGACTTGAGTGGGAACAATATAACTAGTATTCAAGAAAATGCATTTAATACGATGCCAGatttaaagaaattgaaattaaattcaa GATCATTGGTCTGTGATTGTGGATTACAATGGTTTAGCACATGGATAGGATCACATAGATTCGAAGATACAGAAGCTCATTGTGGTTATCCACATTGGTTACAAGATAAACCATTAGCTCAATTACATCATACAAATTTCACATGTG ATGAATATCCAAAGCCAAGAATAATAGAAGAGCCTACAGATCAAAAACGTGTGAAAGGTGATAACGTGACTCTTATATGCCGTGCAACAAGTACGGCTGACGCACCATTAAAGTTTACTTGGAAACGGGATAACGTGGAATTAGATAATCCTAATTTACAAACAGACATTAGCACGTTGGAAGGTGGTGTAACAAATGCATCCTCTGTTTTGCAACTTATTAACGTGACTCATGCTAATGCTGGAAAGTATCAATGTATGGTCACTAATTCCTACGGAACTACATATTCTGCTAAGGCCAAACTAAGTGTCCTAA TATATCcatcattttcaaaaataccTCGTGATATACGAGTAACTGCTGGAAGTACGGCACGTCTTGAATGTTCAGCCGAAGGACAACCGACTCCTCAGATAGCTTGGCAAAAAGATGGAGGAAATGATTTTCCAGCggcaagagaaagaaggatgcATATGATGCCTACGGATGATGTACTTTTTATTGTAGATGTAAAAATGGCTGATAGTGGTGTTTATTCTTGCACTGCTCAAAACCTAGCCGGACTTATCGTAGCGAATGCGACTCTTACTATATTGG aggTACCATCATTTGTAAAACcaatggaaaataaagaaataatgataggTGGTTCGATCGTATTGGAATGCATGGCAAGTGGTTCACCACGTCCAAAATTAATGTGGCGTAAAAATGGTAGTCCATTGCAAGTAACGGAACGTCATTTCTTTACGGcagaaaatcaattattaataatagttaatacTATGAGTAACGACGCAGGAAGTTACGAATGTGAAATGAGTAATTCATTGGGCAGTGTTGTTGGTGCGTCTCATCTTACAGTAAATCCTG cTCCAACGTCTATCGTAAACGAAGATAATATATtgggattaataataatcacagtGGTATGCTGTGCCGTTGGTACGTCGGTAGTTTGGGTggtaattatttatcaaacgaGAAGACGTTTAAATAACACGCGCCATTCTAATACACAACAATTACCTACAACGGTAATATCAACGGCGCCAGAAAATCAAACTCACATGTATTTGGATACTAGTTCGCAACACAGTAAAGATAGTGGTACCGGTGATAGTACTAATCCCAGTAACGATCAATTACAATTTTGTTTACCCG AAGAAATGGTAACTTGTTCGGTCaacaacgaagaagaaactGTAGCAGTTAACGTTGTTGATCCACTTATACGTTATACGAATCATGAACGATATGTTCATTCAGAAAAGGGCTGTGCTGTATAA
- the LOC124427946 gene encoding leucine-rich repeats and immunoglobulin-like domains protein 3 isoform X2 yields the protein MSEIEKIFLIQCRLRSKGNDSIIVKLFVLWILLPLNLMMADRPIISNSEKSNKCPVECGCIGNVVICNNLQLIEAPSGLPPWTENLSLKDNNISNLKFDSLLHLTELKELDMSANKLGDNFTIGLSDAAQLKGLKVNKNQLTQIPDLSFVKNLTHLSLSHNEISTINGTALAVLSELQTLDLSLNKIIVLRRGSFLAPNRIVHLNLNMNRIYVIENGSLDNLTSLEELRLNKNHLAQLMDISSVQSLSTALFSNLGKLRILELNRNELQQMQVLSLTGLTNLEELRLKRNKISTLNDGAFWPLKNLILLQLDFNMLTTVKKGGLFGLEHLKKLTLSHNHIKTIESQAWDNCGEITELDLSYNMLISIERDTFDHLDKLERLKMDHNQITYISDGAFNSTPKLQVLDLNSNKISYMVEDINGAFGPLSNLWKLGLAHNKIKSVNRNAFIGLSRVTELDLSGNNITSIQENAFNTMPDLKKLKLNSRSLVCDCGLQWFSTWIGSHRFEDTEAHCGYPHWLQDKPLAQLHHTNFTCDEYPKPRIIEEPTDQKRVKGDNVTLICRATSTADAPLKFTWKRDNVELDNPNLQTDISTLEGGVTNASSVLQLINVTHANAGKYQCMVTNSYGTTYSAKAKLSVLIYPSFSKIPRDIRVTAGSTARLECSAEGQPTPQIAWQKDGGNDFPAARERRMHMMPTDDVLFIVDVKMADSGVYSCTAQNLAGLIVANATLTILEVPSFVKPMENKEIMIGGSIVLECMASGSPRPKLMWRKNGSPLQVTERHFFTAENQLLIIVNTMSNDAGSYECEMSNSLGSVVGASHLTVNPAPTSIVNEDNILGLIIITVVCCAVGTSVVWVVIIYQTRRRLNNTRHSNTQQLPTTVISTAPENQTHMYLDTSSQHSKDSGTGDSTNPSNDQLQFCLPEMVTCSVNNEEETVAVNVVDPLIRYTNHERYVHSEKGCAV from the exons ATGTCGGagattgaaaagatttttctcaTTCAATGTCGGCTACGATCGAAAGGAAACGATTCGATCATCGTGAAATTATTCGTCCTATGGATTCTTTTACCGTTGAATTTGATGATGGCCGATCGGCCAATTATATCAAATTCGGAGAAAAGTAATAAGTGTCCTGTCGAATGTGGTTGCATAGGGAACGTTGtgatatgtaataatttacaattgaTCGAAGCACCTAGCGGTTTACCACCATGGACCGAAAATTT aagtctaaaagataataatataagcaaCTTGAAGTTTGATTCGTTACTACATTTAACAGAACTCAAAGAACT GGATATGAGCGCTAATAAATTAGGAGATAACTTTACTATTGGTTTATCGGATGCGGCACAACTGAAAGGGCTCAAAgtgaataaaaatcaattgacGCAAATACCtgatctttctttcgttaaaaatttaacaCATCTCAGTTT ATCGCACAATGAAATTTCTACAATTAATGGAACTGCTTTAGCTGTCTTATCGGAGCTTCAAACTTTGGACTTgagtttaaataaaataattgttctaCGACGTGGCTCATTTCTTGCACCTAATAGAATCGTGCATTT aaatttaaatatgaatCGAATATATGTCATTGAAAATGGTAGCTTAGATAATTTGACTTCATTGGAAGAActtcgtttaaataaaaatcatcttGCACAATTAATGGATATATCGTCAGTGCAAAGTCTCTCTACGGCACTTTTCAGTAATCTTGGAAAATTGAGGATATT AGAATTGAATAGAAATGAGCTGCAACAAATGCAAGTATTAAGTCTAACTGGTTTAACAAATTTGGAAGAATTACgtttgaaaagaaacaaaataagtaCCTTAAATGATGGAGCATTTTGGCCTCTTAAAAATCTCATTCTTCTTCAACTTGATTTCAATATGTTAACAACTGTGAAGAAAGGTGGTTTGTTTGGATTAgaacatttgaaaaaattgaCTTTATCCcataatcatataaaaacgATTGAATCGCAAGCTTGGGATAATTGTGGAGAAATCACTGAATT GGActtatcatataatatgttaatttCTATAGAACGAGATACGTTTGATCATTTAGATAAActagaaagattaaaaatggaTCACAATCAAATTACGTATATATCGGATGGAGCTTTTAACTCTACCCCAAAACTACAAGTTTT AGATCTTAATTCCAACAAAATATCCTACATGGTAGAAGATATTAATGGAGCTTTTGGTCCGCTCAGTAATTTATGGAAATTAGGACTGGcacataataaaatcaaatctgTTAATAGAAATGCTTTTATCGGTTTAAGTCGTGTTACCGAACTCGACTTGAGTGGGAACAATATAACTAGTATTCAAGAAAATGCATTTAATACGATGCCAGatttaaagaaattgaaattaaattcaa GATCATTGGTCTGTGATTGTGGATTACAATGGTTTAGCACATGGATAGGATCACATAGATTCGAAGATACAGAAGCTCATTGTGGTTATCCACATTGGTTACAAGATAAACCATTAGCTCAATTACATCATACAAATTTCACATGTG ATGAATATCCAAAGCCAAGAATAATAGAAGAGCCTACAGATCAAAAACGTGTGAAAGGTGATAACGTGACTCTTATATGCCGTGCAACAAGTACGGCTGACGCACCATTAAAGTTTACTTGGAAACGGGATAACGTGGAATTAGATAATCCTAATTTACAAACAGACATTAGCACGTTGGAAGGTGGTGTAACAAATGCATCCTCTGTTTTGCAACTTATTAACGTGACTCATGCTAATGCTGGAAAGTATCAATGTATGGTCACTAATTCCTACGGAACTACATATTCTGCTAAGGCCAAACTAAGTGTCCTAA TATATCcatcattttcaaaaataccTCGTGATATACGAGTAACTGCTGGAAGTACGGCACGTCTTGAATGTTCAGCCGAAGGACAACCGACTCCTCAGATAGCTTGGCAAAAAGATGGAGGAAATGATTTTCCAGCggcaagagaaagaaggatgcATATGATGCCTACGGATGATGTACTTTTTATTGTAGATGTAAAAATGGCTGATAGTGGTGTTTATTCTTGCACTGCTCAAAACCTAGCCGGACTTATCGTAGCGAATGCGACTCTTACTATATTGG aggTACCATCATTTGTAAAACcaatggaaaataaagaaataatgataggTGGTTCGATCGTATTGGAATGCATGGCAAGTGGTTCACCACGTCCAAAATTAATGTGGCGTAAAAATGGTAGTCCATTGCAAGTAACGGAACGTCATTTCTTTACGGcagaaaatcaattattaataatagttaatacTATGAGTAACGACGCAGGAAGTTACGAATGTGAAATGAGTAATTCATTGGGCAGTGTTGTTGGTGCGTCTCATCTTACAGTAAATCCTG cTCCAACGTCTATCGTAAACGAAGATAATATATtgggattaataataatcacagtGGTATGCTGTGCCGTTGGTACGTCGGTAGTTTGGGTggtaattatttatcaaacgaGAAGACGTTTAAATAACACGCGCCATTCTAATACACAACAATTACCTACAACGGTAATATCAACGGCGCCAGAAAATCAAACTCACATGTATTTGGATACTAGTTCGCAACACAGTAAAGATAGTGGTACCGGTGATAGTACTAATCCCAGTAACGATCAATTACAATTTTGTTTACCCG AAATGGTAACTTGTTCGGTCaacaacgaagaagaaactGTAGCAGTTAACGTTGTTGATCCACTTATACGTTATACGAATCATGAACGATATGTTCATTCAGAAAAGGGCTGTGCTGTATAA
- the LOC124427946 gene encoding leucine-rich repeats and immunoglobulin-like domains protein 3 isoform X1, with amino-acid sequence MSEIEKIFLIQCRLRSKGNDSIIVKLFVLWILLPLNLMMADRPIISNSEKSNKCPVECGCIGNVVICNNLQLIEAPSGLPPWTENLSLKDNNISNLKFDSLLHLTELKELDMSANKLGDNFTIGLSDAAQLKGLKVNKNQLTQIPDLSFVKNLTHLSLSHNEISTINGTALAVLSELQTLDLSLNKIIVLRRGSFLAPNRIVHLNLNMNRIYVIENGSLDNLTSLEELRLNKNHLAQLMDISSVQSLSTALFSNLGKLRILELNRNELQQMQVLSLTGLTNLEELRLKRNKISTLNDGAFWPLKNLILLQLDFNMLTTVKKGGLFGLEHLKKLTLSHNHIKTIESQAWDNCGEITELDLSYNMLISIERDTFDHLDKLERLKMDHNQITYISDGAFNSTPKLQVLDLNSNKISYMVEDINGAFGPLSNLWKLGLAHNKIKSVNRNAFIGLSRVTELDLSGNNITSIQENAFNTMPDLKKLKLNSRSLVCDCGLQWFSTWIGSHRFEDTEAHCGYPHWLQDKPLAQLHHTNFTCDEYPKPRIIEEPTDQKRVKGDNVTLICRATSTADAPLKFTWKRDNVELDNPNLQTDISTLEGGVTNASSVLQLINVTHANAGKYQCMVTNSYGTTYSAKAKLSVLIYPSFSKIPRDIRVTAGSTARLECSAEGQPTPQIAWQKDGGNDFPAARERRMHMMPTDDVLFIVDVKMADSGVYSCTAQNLAGLIVANATLTILEVPSFVKPMENKEIMIGGSIVLECMASGSPRPKLMWRKNGSPLQVTERHFFTAENQLLIIVNTMSNDAGSYECEMSNSLGSVVGASHLTVNPAPTSIVNEDNILGLIIITVVCCAVGTSVVWVVIIYQTRRRLNNTRHSNTQQLPTTVISTAPENQTHMYLDTSSQHSKDSGTGDSTNPSNDQLQFCLPEEMVTCSVNNEEETVAVNVVDPLIRYTNHERYVHSEKGCAV; translated from the exons ATGTCGGagattgaaaagatttttctcaTTCAATGTCGGCTACGATCGAAAGGAAACGATTCGATCATCGTGAAATTATTCGTCCTATGGATTCTTTTACCGTTGAATTTGATGATGGCCGATCGGCCAATTATATCAAATTCGGAGAAAAGTAATAAGTGTCCTGTCGAATGTGGTTGCATAGGGAACGTTGtgatatgtaataatttacaattgaTCGAAGCACCTAGCGGTTTACCACCATGGACCGAAAATTT aagtctaaaagataataatataagcaaCTTGAAGTTTGATTCGTTACTACATTTAACAGAACTCAAAGAACT GGATATGAGCGCTAATAAATTAGGAGATAACTTTACTATTGGTTTATCGGATGCGGCACAACTGAAAGGGCTCAAAgtgaataaaaatcaattgacGCAAATACCtgatctttctttcgttaaaaatttaacaCATCTCAGTTT ATCGCACAATGAAATTTCTACAATTAATGGAACTGCTTTAGCTGTCTTATCGGAGCTTCAAACTTTGGACTTgagtttaaataaaataattgttctaCGACGTGGCTCATTTCTTGCACCTAATAGAATCGTGCATTT aaatttaaatatgaatCGAATATATGTCATTGAAAATGGTAGCTTAGATAATTTGACTTCATTGGAAGAActtcgtttaaataaaaatcatcttGCACAATTAATGGATATATCGTCAGTGCAAAGTCTCTCTACGGCACTTTTCAGTAATCTTGGAAAATTGAGGATATT AGAATTGAATAGAAATGAGCTGCAACAAATGCAAGTATTAAGTCTAACTGGTTTAACAAATTTGGAAGAATTACgtttgaaaagaaacaaaataagtaCCTTAAATGATGGAGCATTTTGGCCTCTTAAAAATCTCATTCTTCTTCAACTTGATTTCAATATGTTAACAACTGTGAAGAAAGGTGGTTTGTTTGGATTAgaacatttgaaaaaattgaCTTTATCCcataatcatataaaaacgATTGAATCGCAAGCTTGGGATAATTGTGGAGAAATCACTGAATT GGActtatcatataatatgttaatttCTATAGAACGAGATACGTTTGATCATTTAGATAAActagaaagattaaaaatggaTCACAATCAAATTACGTATATATCGGATGGAGCTTTTAACTCTACCCCAAAACTACAAGTTTT AGATCTTAATTCCAACAAAATATCCTACATGGTAGAAGATATTAATGGAGCTTTTGGTCCGCTCAGTAATTTATGGAAATTAGGACTGGcacataataaaatcaaatctgTTAATAGAAATGCTTTTATCGGTTTAAGTCGTGTTACCGAACTCGACTTGAGTGGGAACAATATAACTAGTATTCAAGAAAATGCATTTAATACGATGCCAGatttaaagaaattgaaattaaattcaa GATCATTGGTCTGTGATTGTGGATTACAATGGTTTAGCACATGGATAGGATCACATAGATTCGAAGATACAGAAGCTCATTGTGGTTATCCACATTGGTTACAAGATAAACCATTAGCTCAATTACATCATACAAATTTCACATGTG ATGAATATCCAAAGCCAAGAATAATAGAAGAGCCTACAGATCAAAAACGTGTGAAAGGTGATAACGTGACTCTTATATGCCGTGCAACAAGTACGGCTGACGCACCATTAAAGTTTACTTGGAAACGGGATAACGTGGAATTAGATAATCCTAATTTACAAACAGACATTAGCACGTTGGAAGGTGGTGTAACAAATGCATCCTCTGTTTTGCAACTTATTAACGTGACTCATGCTAATGCTGGAAAGTATCAATGTATGGTCACTAATTCCTACGGAACTACATATTCTGCTAAGGCCAAACTAAGTGTCCTAA TATATCcatcattttcaaaaataccTCGTGATATACGAGTAACTGCTGGAAGTACGGCACGTCTTGAATGTTCAGCCGAAGGACAACCGACTCCTCAGATAGCTTGGCAAAAAGATGGAGGAAATGATTTTCCAGCggcaagagaaagaaggatgcATATGATGCCTACGGATGATGTACTTTTTATTGTAGATGTAAAAATGGCTGATAGTGGTGTTTATTCTTGCACTGCTCAAAACCTAGCCGGACTTATCGTAGCGAATGCGACTCTTACTATATTGG aggTACCATCATTTGTAAAACcaatggaaaataaagaaataatgataggTGGTTCGATCGTATTGGAATGCATGGCAAGTGGTTCACCACGTCCAAAATTAATGTGGCGTAAAAATGGTAGTCCATTGCAAGTAACGGAACGTCATTTCTTTACGGcagaaaatcaattattaataatagttaatacTATGAGTAACGACGCAGGAAGTTACGAATGTGAAATGAGTAATTCATTGGGCAGTGTTGTTGGTGCGTCTCATCTTACAGTAAATCCTG cTCCAACGTCTATCGTAAACGAAGATAATATATtgggattaataataatcacagtGGTATGCTGTGCCGTTGGTACGTCGGTAGTTTGGGTggtaattatttatcaaacgaGAAGACGTTTAAATAACACGCGCCATTCTAATACACAACAATTACCTACAACGGTAATATCAACGGCGCCAGAAAATCAAACTCACATGTATTTGGATACTAGTTCGCAACACAGTAAAGATAGTGGTACCGGTGATAGTACTAATCCCAGTAACGATCAATTACAATTTTGTTTACCCG AAGAAATGGTAACTTGTTCGGTCaacaacgaagaagaaactGTAGCAGTTAACGTTGTTGATCCACTTATACGTTATACGAATCATGAACGATATGTTCATTCAGAAAAGGGCTGTGCTGTATAA